CACTTTTGGCCACATGGGCGACGGCAACCTGCACCCGACCTTTTTGACGGACGAAAAGAACGTGGACGAAATGGCACGGGTGGAAAAGGCGATGCACGAGATCTTCGAGCGTGCGGTCGAACTGGGCGGCACGATCACGGGTGAGCACGGAGTCGGATTGGCGAAAAAGGCATTTCTGCCCAAGGCGATCGGGGATGCGAGCCTGGACGTGATGCGCCGGTTAAAGCGCACGCTGGACCCGGACAACATTCTGAACCCCGGAAAAATTTTCGATTGATGGCTGGTCCGGAAGAGTTACACCAGGCTGCCGTCCGGATCGGCCGGGCTAACCCGGAAGGGCGGCAGGGGCAGTCGAGGTACCTGAAGCGCCTGGACTATTCGGTGCTCCAGCAATGCATCCACTGCGGCATGTGCCTCCCGACGTGCCCGACCTACGACGAAACGAAGCTGGAACGCAACAGCCCGCGGGGCCGCATCGCCCTGATGCGCCGGATCGCAGACGGCCGGCTCGAGGTGACGCAAGCGTTTGGCCAGGAACTCTATTTTTGCCTCGGCTGCCTGACGTGTGAGACCGTATGCCCGGCCGGGGTACGGTACGGCGAGATGTTTGAGCACGCCCGTGCCGACATCGAACAGGCGGGCGTGATGCGCAACCCCCAGCGGGACGTCGTTCGTGCGTGCACCCTGAAGTGGCTCTTTACGCATCCGCGAGCGTTGCGGGCGATCGGCCGGCTGGTGTGGCTTTACCAGGCGAGCGGCCTGGAGTCCATGGCGCGGCGTTTGAAGATCACCTCCCTTTTGCCGGGCAGGCTGCGGATGCTCGAGCCGCTGACCCCGCGGATGCAGCGGCATTTTTCCGACCAACTCATCCACCCGGTCGAAACGCCGCCGGACCGGAGGTTCCGCGTCGGTCTGCTGACCGGCTGCGTACAGGATTTGGCTTTTTCCCATGTAAACCGGGATACCGCCGACGTCTTGCTGGCGAACGGTTGCGAGGTGGTCACCCCGCGAATGCAAGCCTGCTGCGGGTCGATCCACGCGCATAACGGCGAGCTGGAAACCGCCAGGCAAATGGCCCGGCGAACCCTGGATGCGTTCGATCTTGAAAGCCTCGACGCGATCATTACCAATGCCGCCGGCTGCGGCACCCACCTTAAGAATTACGGTCACCTTCTTCAGGGGGATCCCGGTTACGCAGAACGCGCCGCGAAATGGCCGGCCAAACTCCGCGACATCCACGAATGGCTGGCCGAAATCGGGATCCGGACGCCGGCGGGCTCACGGCCGCAGAAGGTCACTTATCACGAGGCCTGCCATTTATGCCACGGCCAGAAGATTACCCGTCAGCCGCGCCAAGTGCTTAAAGCCATCCCCGGACTGGAACTGGTGGAACTGCCCGAATCGACCTGGTGCTGCGGAAGCGCCGGCATCTACAACATTACCCAACCGGAGATGTCGCAGAAACTGCTCGGCCGGAAAATGCAGAACATCGAAAAGACCGGCGCGACGACGGTAGCCTCGGCTAACCCGGGCTGCTCGGTGCAGCTGCAGGCAGGCGCGCGCCAGGCGAATAAGGGGTGGCGGATTATGCATCCCATCTCGCTTCTGGCGCAGGCCTACCGCGAGGCGGGTAACGGTCGTTGAGTTCGGGGTTCGATCACACGGCGACCACGGCAGGAATCATCCGCAGAACACGCAGAAGAACGCAGAAAAGAGGAAACCTCCACAGACTACGCAGATTAAGGACCCGTGGGGCGAGGCCGCTCCAGACCCTACTCGCCTGGGGTATGGATGCGTTCTTCTGCGTATTTTGCGGATGTGTCGCAACCTACTATGTCGGATCCCAACCAACCACCTGAACGCGAACCCCTGATCCGCGCGATCGCGATGCCCGCTGACGCCAACCCGGCAGGCGATATTTTCGGCGGCTGGCTAATGTCACAAATGGACCTTGCCGCGGCTAACGCCGCCGCCCGTCGTTCCCGGGGCCGCTCCGTCACCGTGGCGGTAGATGGCATGGTGTTTCATGAGCCGGTCTTTGTCGGGGACGAGGTGAGCCTTTATGCGACCGTGTTGCGAGTCGGCCGGACGTCGATGACCATTCGAGTTGAGGCTTGGCGGCGGCGACTGGTTGCCGAGACTCAGCACAAGGTGACGGAAGCCACCTTCACCTTTGTGGCCATCGATGAAAATCGAAAACCGCGGCCGGTACCGCCCGCGTAGAAGTTATGGTCCGAGCGAACAATGCCGGCTGGGCCAGGCGGCTCGGCTTGCATGCAATCCTTTTTTCACCGTGTTTGCCCCCGAGAAAATTTTATGAGCGTGAACGATGACCAACCGCTGCCTGTTCGGTATCCGGTGACGCAGGAAGACGCCACACGTCTTCACGAAAAGCAAGTGAAGTTCGAGGGGGTCCCCGCCGATTCCGGGCCGCAGGCAGGAACCTCCGTGTCCGGGGAAGGAACCCTGATGGTTTACAGTGACGGCCGGGAAGGCTGGGCGGAAATTCATTCCGACGCGCACCTGGGCCCCATCCCGGTCGGCCGGCAGATCATCGCCCTGGCCGAGGAAACGTTCCGGCGAATCGAGGAAACGCCCGAGGGATTGTTTTTACGAGGTTGAACGCGACCGCGAAAGAGGGAAGCTCCCGTTATGACGGTTCCCCATGACTTTTCGTTTCCGGATGGCGCCACGGTACGGCGGCTCGGTTATGGCGCGATGCGCCTGACGGGTCAGCCGAGCAACTTCGGCCCGTATGCAGATTGGGAGCAAGGCAAGCGCCTGTTGCAGCGTGTGCTCGAACTCGGGGTCAACTTCATCGACACGGCGAGGGCGTATGGGCCGGGATGGAACGAGAAGCTGATCAGCGAGGCTTTGCATCCGTACCCGAAAGGTTTGTTCAT
The Verrucomicrobiota bacterium genome window above contains:
- a CDS encoding acyl-CoA thioesterase, whose amino-acid sequence is MSDPNQPPEREPLIRAIAMPADANPAGDIFGGWLMSQMDLAAANAAARRSRGRSVTVAVDGMVFHEPVFVGDEVSLYATVLRVGRTSMTIRVEAWRRRLVAETQHKVTEATFTFVAIDENRKPRPVPPA
- a CDS encoding (Fe-S)-binding protein, which gives rise to MAGPEELHQAAVRIGRANPEGRQGQSRYLKRLDYSVLQQCIHCGMCLPTCPTYDETKLERNSPRGRIALMRRIADGRLEVTQAFGQELYFCLGCLTCETVCPAGVRYGEMFEHARADIEQAGVMRNPQRDVVRACTLKWLFTHPRALRAIGRLVWLYQASGLESMARRLKITSLLPGRLRMLEPLTPRMQRHFSDQLIHPVETPPDRRFRVGLLTGCVQDLAFSHVNRDTADVLLANGCEVVTPRMQACCGSIHAHNGELETARQMARRTLDAFDLESLDAIITNAAGCGTHLKNYGHLLQGDPGYAERAAKWPAKLRDIHEWLAEIGIRTPAGSRPQKVTYHEACHLCHGQKITRQPRQVLKAIPGLELVELPESTWCCGSAGIYNITQPEMSQKLLGRKMQNIEKTGATTVASANPGCSVQLQAGARQANKGWRIMHPISLLAQAYREAGNGR